One stretch of Psilocybe cubensis strain MGC-MH-2018 chromosome 6, whole genome shotgun sequence DNA includes these proteins:
- a CDS encoding Exoglucanase 1, producing MKSAFCLLSLLVSQATAGTILWNGFFNSSFTVADFDKWSWSNQIAPWQWYIHGSGATSTYLGVSPNFKNPADTTDAQGLRTTIDGTAFWNGQTMERTEVIPQTSANLGTGHLYYHFSLSTSSTNAPNPGFEHQIAFFESHFTELKFGLISGEQGTSDPLLRWDIGGVSQWTTTLTPNTWYNFAYDVDFSSSTVGLWFSTGSSPLTQVVANKAASPSTNSADWHIGVLRLPNGGTNSAPEDWFWSGIFVEQAPITTSIAGPLAGSAPSGSSTVAPSSSTTTKPSTTSAPASTTSTTAGPTQTQWGQCGGNGYTGPTVCASPFKCVPVSPPYYSQCQ from the exons ATGAAGTCTGCTTTTTGCCTCCTATCTCTCTTGGTGTCCCAGGCCACGGCCGGAACCATCCTCTGGAACGGTTTCTTCAACTCATCATTCACAGTTGCTGACTTTGACAAAT GGTCTTGGTCAAACCAGATCGCCCCATGGCAATGGTACATCCACGGAAGCGGAGCGACCTCTACATACCTTGGTGTCTCACCCAACTTCAAGAACCCCGCTGATACTACTGATGCTCAGGGTCTCAGGACGACCATC GACGGAACCGCATTCTGGAACGGTCAGACCATGGAACGCACTGAGGTTATCCCCCAGACCAGCGCTAACCTCGGAACTGGTCACCTCTACTATcacttctccctctccaccTCCTCGACAAACGCTCCTAACCCTGGATTCGAACACCAGATTGCATT CTTCGAGAGCCACTTCACCGAGCTCAAATTCGGTTTAATTTCGGGTGAACAAGGTACCTCCGACCCCCTCCTGCGCTGGGACATCGGCGGAGTCTCGCAGTGGACCACCACCCTCACCCCCAACACCTGGTACAACTTCGCCTACGATGTCGACTTCTCCTCCAGCACCGTCGGCCTCTGGTTCTCCACCGGCTCGTCCCCACTCACCCAGGTCGTCGCGAACAAGGCCGCGAGCCCGTCGACCAACTCGGCCGACTGGCACATCGGTGTCCTCCGCCTGCCCAACGGCGGCACCAACTCGGCGCCTGAGGACTGGTTCTGGTCCGGCATCTTTGTCGAGCAGGCGCCCATCACGACGAGCATTGCAGGGCCTCTTGCTGGAAGCGCGCCGTCTGGAAGCTCTACCGTCGCACCATCGTCGAGCACAACCACCAAGCCTTCGACCACCTCCGCCCCCGCGTCCACCACCAGTACCACTGCTGGCCCCACTCAGACCCAATGGGGTCAGTGTGGAGGCAACGGATACAC CGGCCCAACCGTCTGCGCCAGCCCATTCAAGTGTGTTCCTGTCTCTCCCCCTTACTACTCCCAG tGCCAGTAA